Genomic window (Rathayibacter sp. VKM Ac-2760):
GCCCTCGACGCCGAGCACTACCTCGCCGCCCTCACCGACGGGATCGCCAGCACCGAGGGCACCCCGGCGGAAGAGCTCCTCACCCTCTGACCCTCCCACCACATCCGCACTCGCGCCGATTCACCGGCGCACGAAGGAGAAAATCGTCATGTCCACCGCGAAGAGCGTCACCGACGCATCGTTCCAGGCCGATGTCCTCGACTCCGAGAAGACCGTCCTGGTCGACTTCTGGGCCGAGTGGTGCGGCCCCTGCCGCATGGTCGCCCCGATCCTCGACCAGATCTCGGCCGAGCACGGCGACAAGATCGAGATCGTCAAGCTGAACGTCGACGAGAACCCGCAGATCGCCGCGAAGTACCAGATCACGTCGATCCCGGCGCTGAAGGTCTACCAGAAGGGCGAGGTCGTCAAGACCGTCATCGGCGCCAAGCCGAAGCCCGCGCTCGAGGCCGACCTCGCCGCGTTCCTCTGAGTTCGACTCCCCTGAGTTCGACTCCCTGAGTTCGACTCCCCTGTCGAAGCCCTCGCGCCCTCCGGTGCGGGGGCTTCGTCGTTCCCCGTGTTTCACGTGAAACGGCCGGAGAAGCCAGTCCACGGGCGCGTCAGTGGCGTGCCTCCGCCCGGTCCGGCCTGAGAGCCGCCGAGTATTCTGGACCGATCCGATATCCGGTCTCACAAGACCCCGTCCACCGAGCGAAGCGAACCCATCGTGATCAACCGCGGCACCAATCTCGACCCCTGGTACGACTCCTACGCGGAGCGCACGGCCGGCCTCGCGGCCAGCGAGGTCCGAGCACTGTTCGCCGTGGCCTCGCGTCCAGAGGTCGTCTCACTCGCCGGTGGGATGCCGTTCGTCTCGGCCCTCCCCCAAGGCCTGGTGACCGACGCCATGGCGACCGTGATGCGCGACCAGGGACCCGTCGCGCTGCAGTACGGCTCCGGTCAGGGCGTACCCGTCCTCCGCGAGCAGATCCTCGAGGTGATGGCACTCGAGGGCATCTCCGCCAGCGCCGACGACGTCGTCGTCACCACAGGCTCGCAGCACGCCCTGGAGCTCGTCTCCAAGATCTTCCTCGACCCGGGCGACGTCGTGCTGTCCGAGGGGCCGAGCTATGTCACCGCGATGGTGATCTTCCGCTCCTACCAGGCCGAGGTCGAGCACGTCGCGATGGACGAGCACGGGCTGATCCCTGCTTCACTGCGCGAGCACATCACGCGCGTGCGGGCCGCCGGAAAGCGGATCAAGTTCCTGTACACGATCCCGACCTTCCACAACCCGGCCGGAGTGACGCTCAGCTGGGAGCGCCGCGTCGAGATCCTCGAGATCTGCAAGAGCGAGGGCATCCTCGTCCTCGAGGACAACCCCTACGGGCTCCTCTACTTCGAGGACGTGCCGCCGAAGGCGATGCGCTCGCTCGAGGAGGACGGCGTCATCTACCTCGGCACCTTCTCGAAGACCCTCGCCCCGGGCTTCCGGGTCGGCTGGGCGCTCGCTCCGCACGCGATCCGGGAACGGCTGATCCTGGCGAACGAGGCCGCGGTACTCAGCCCCTCCTCCTTCAGTCAGCTGGTGATCTCGAAGTACCTCGAGACCGCGGACTGGCGCGCCCAGATCGACACCTTCCGCGGCGTCTACCGGGAGCGCAAGGAGGCGATGCTCCGCGCCCTGCAGGCCCACCTGCCAGGCCTCAGCTGGACCAACCCGAACGGCGGCTTCTACGTCTGGGTCACCTTGCCCGATGAGCTCGACTCGAAGTCGATGCTCCCACGCGCGGTGAAAGAGCTCGTCGCCTATACCCCTGGTACCGCCTTCTTCGGCAACGGCGATGGCCGGCAGAACATCCGGCTGTCGTTCTGCTACCCCACGCCGGACCGCATCACCGAGGGAATCCGCCGGCTCGCGACGGTGATCAACG
Coding sequences:
- the trxA gene encoding thioredoxin; amino-acid sequence: MSTAKSVTDASFQADVLDSEKTVLVDFWAEWCGPCRMVAPILDQISAEHGDKIEIVKLNVDENPQIAAKYQITSIPALKVYQKGEVVKTVIGAKPKPALEADLAAFL
- a CDS encoding PLP-dependent aminotransferase family protein, which translates into the protein MNRGTNLDPWYDSYAERTAGLAASEVRALFAVASRPEVVSLAGGMPFVSALPQGLVTDAMATVMRDQGPVALQYGSGQGVPVLREQILEVMALEGISASADDVVVTTGSQHALELVSKIFLDPGDVVLSEGPSYVTAMVIFRSYQAEVEHVAMDEHGLIPASLREHITRVRAAGKRIKFLYTIPTFHNPAGVTLSWERRVEILEICKSEGILVLEDNPYGLLYFEDVPPKAMRSLEEDGVIYLGTFSKTLAPGFRVGWALAPHAIRERLILANEAAVLSPSSFSQLVISKYLETADWRAQIDTFRGVYRERKEAMLRALQAHLPGLSWTNPNGGFYVWVTLPDELDSKSMLPRAVKELVAYTPGTAFFGNGDGRQNIRLSFCYPTPDRITEGIRRLATVINGELDLLSTFAGTGEPSRSVADPRDAALPPTVS